One window of Bos indicus isolate NIAB-ARS_2022 breed Sahiwal x Tharparkar chromosome 18, NIAB-ARS_B.indTharparkar_mat_pri_1.0, whole genome shotgun sequence genomic DNA carries:
- the SPACA6 gene encoding sperm acrosome membrane-associated protein 6 isoform X2 codes for MRSVSRFARSSPAWTVPTSESVRRPSQMPLRGCWTLRSVRRPSPAPHHPPWVGCPGVGGGRDPRGLERLRGTRCRDGRMETWGAEIGDRGMTTSGTWCQGKQFSPSPCLPLPDYEERGQLHDAFTQMTHSLQEMATAQGSFRVAFLRAAEKMQKIILQLKEVQVCIPPCGLQEVTRRFRCRGCYSKVCDLPLDCPVQDLTVTRGRQAMFSCTVNFQLPKEEITYSWKFAGARASRSSGLKIQPTSEIFRGPKVTWRGSGQCSPRTAGPSLA; via the exons ATGAGGAGCGTCTCCAGATTTGCCAGATCTTCGCCGGCCTGGACAGTCCCGACCTCGGAAAGTGTGAGGAGGCCTTCGCAGATGCCTTTAAGGGGCTGCTGGACACTGAGATCAGTGAGGAGACCATCCCCTGCTCCCCATCATCCTCCCTGGGTGGGGTGCCCGGGGGTAGGCGGAGGGAGGGACCCAAGAGGCCTGGAGAGACTGAGAGGGACGAGATGCAGAGATGGGAGAATGGAGACGTGGGGAGCAGAGATCGGAGACAGAGGGATGACCACCTCGGGGACATGGTGCCAGGGGAAGCAGttttcccccagcccctgcctcccacTGCCAGACTACGAGGAGAGGGGCCAGCTGCACGATGCCTTCACCCAGATGACCCACTCCCTCCAGGAGATGGCCACTGCCCAGG GGTCCTTTCGGGTTGCCTTTCTTCGTGCCGCggagaaaatgcagaagattATATTGCAGCTTAAGGAAG TGCAGGTCTGCATTCCTCCCTGCG GACTCCAGGAGGTCACTCGGCGTTTTCGCTGCCGCGGATGCTACTCCAAGGTCTGCGACCTCCCACTTGACTGCCCAG TTCAGGACCTGACGGTGACTCGGGGTCGTCAGGCCATGTTCTCTTGcactgtgaacttccagctgCCTAAGGAAGAGATCACCTATTCCTGGAAGTTCGCAGGAG CCCGAGCGTCCCGCAGCTCCGGACTCAAGATCCAACCTACTTCCGAGATATTCCGCGGGCCCAAGGTTACCTGGCGCGGATCCGGCCAGTGCAGCCCACGCACCGCGGGACCTTCTCTTGCGTGA
- the SPACA6 gene encoding sperm acrosome membrane-associated protein 6 isoform X3: MAWLAPWSAVLPSLAAFAVFGASAWACLLCFTSYEERLQICQIFAGLDSPDLGKCEEAFADAFKGLLDTEINYEERGQLHDAFTQMTHSLQEMATAQGSFRVAFLRAAEKMQKIILQLKEVQVCIPPCGLQEVTRRFRCRGCYSKVCDLPLDCPVQDLTVTRGRQAMFSCTVNFQLPKEEITYSWKFAGGGLRTQDPTYFRDIPRAQGYLARIRPVQPTHRGTFSCVITHDQRPLARLYFFLNVTGPPPRGETELQVSFREVLRWVPQEAEMIEPWRPSLGELLARPEALTPGNQCLLAALVALASASVTVLVWMFFRWYCSGN; this comes from the exons ATGGCCTGGCTGGCCCCTTGGAGCGCCGTCCTGCCCTCCCTGGCGGCCTTCGCTGTCTTTGGGGCTTCGGCCTGGGCCTGTCTCCTCTGCTTCACGTCTTATGAGGAGCGTCTCCAGATTTGCCAGATCTTCGCCGGCCTGGACAGTCCCGACCTCGGAAAGTGTGAGGAGGCCTTCGCAGATGCCTTTAAGGGGCTGCTGGACACTGAGATCA ACTACGAGGAGAGGGGCCAGCTGCACGATGCCTTCACCCAGATGACCCACTCCCTCCAGGAGATGGCCACTGCCCAGG GGTCCTTTCGGGTTGCCTTTCTTCGTGCCGCggagaaaatgcagaagattATATTGCAGCTTAAGGAAG TGCAGGTCTGCATTCCTCCCTGCG GACTCCAGGAGGTCACTCGGCGTTTTCGCTGCCGCGGATGCTACTCCAAGGTCTGCGACCTCCCACTTGACTGCCCAG TTCAGGACCTGACGGTGACTCGGGGTCGTCAGGCCATGTTCTCTTGcactgtgaacttccagctgCCTAAGGAAGAGATCACCTATTCCTGGAAGTTCGCAGGAGGT GGA CTCCGGACTCAAGATCCAACCTACTTCCGAGATATTCCGCGGGCCCAAGGTTACCTGGCGCGGATCCGGCCAGTGCAGCCCACGCACCGCGGGACCTTCTCTTGCGTGATCACGCACGACCAGCGCCCCCTGGCGCGGCTCTACTTCTTTCTTAACG TGACGGGCCCGCCGCCGCGCGGGGAGACTGAGCTCCAGGTCTCTTTTCGGGAAGTCTTACGCTGGGTGCCGCAGGAGGCGGAGATGATCGAACCCTGGAGGCCCAGCCTGGGCGAGCTGCTGGCCAGGCCCGAGGCTCTGACGCCGGGCAATCAGTGCCTGCTCGCGGCCCTTGTGGCCTTAGCATCAGCCAGTGTGACCGTGCTGGTGTG GATGTTTTTCCGATGGTACTGCAGCGGCAACTaa
- the SPACA6 gene encoding sperm acrosome membrane-associated protein 6 isoform X1 — MRSVSRFARSSPAWTVPTSESVRRPSQMPLRGCWTLRSVRRPSPAPHHPPWVGCPGVGGGRDPRGLERLRGTRCRDGRMETWGAEIGDRGMTTSGTWCQGKQFSPSPCLPLPDYEERGQLHDAFTQMTHSLQEMATAQGSFRVAFLRAAEKMQKIILQLKEVQVCIPPCGLQEVTRRFRCRGCYSKVCDLPLDCPVQDLTVTRGRQAMFSCTVNFQLPKEEITYSWKFAGAPDSRSNLLPRYSAGPRLPGADPASAAHAPRDLLLRDHARPAPPGAALLLS; from the exons ATGAGGAGCGTCTCCAGATTTGCCAGATCTTCGCCGGCCTGGACAGTCCCGACCTCGGAAAGTGTGAGGAGGCCTTCGCAGATGCCTTTAAGGGGCTGCTGGACACTGAGATCAGTGAGGAGACCATCCCCTGCTCCCCATCATCCTCCCTGGGTGGGGTGCCCGGGGGTAGGCGGAGGGAGGGACCCAAGAGGCCTGGAGAGACTGAGAGGGACGAGATGCAGAGATGGGAGAATGGAGACGTGGGGAGCAGAGATCGGAGACAGAGGGATGACCACCTCGGGGACATGGTGCCAGGGGAAGCAGttttcccccagcccctgcctcccacTGCCAGACTACGAGGAGAGGGGCCAGCTGCACGATGCCTTCACCCAGATGACCCACTCCCTCCAGGAGATGGCCACTGCCCAGG GGTCCTTTCGGGTTGCCTTTCTTCGTGCCGCggagaaaatgcagaagattATATTGCAGCTTAAGGAAG TGCAGGTCTGCATTCCTCCCTGCG GACTCCAGGAGGTCACTCGGCGTTTTCGCTGCCGCGGATGCTACTCCAAGGTCTGCGACCTCCCACTTGACTGCCCAG TTCAGGACCTGACGGTGACTCGGGGTCGTCAGGCCATGTTCTCTTGcactgtgaacttccagctgCCTAAGGAAGAGATCACCTATTCCTGGAAGTTCGCAGGAG CTCCGGACTCAAGATCCAACCTACTTCCGAGATATTCCGCGGGCCCAAGGTTACCTGGCGCGGATCCGGCCAGTGCAGCCCACGCACCGCGGGACCTTCTCTTGCGTGATCACGCACGACCAGCGCCCCCTGGCGCGGCTCTACTTCTTTCTTAA